ACTCGGCCTCGCCGAGCAGGGCTCGAAGGTAGGTCCGCGCTTGGTCTGTCGAGTCGTCGAGCCCGGCACGTTCCTGAACCGCCGTCCCCGGGAGCCACATCGCCCCGCCCGAGTACGACGAGGTGCCGCCGAGAAGTGCGGTCTTCTCCACGACAACGGTGTCCAGGCCGCTCGCCGCGGCGGCATACGCGCCGGTCAGGGCGCCGCCGCCGGAGCCGACGACCAGCACGTCGCATCGAATGGTCCAGTCCTGCATCGTCATTCCTCCATCGGCTCGAATCGGTCCACCACGCAAGCGCATCCCGGGTCCGGTCGCCAGTGCCGATCCCACTGAGTGGACGCGTTCGTCCTCGCTTGTGCGCGTGGGATGAGACAGTCAGACTTGACCACCGGTGAGCGCCAGAGCAGGAGGACCGACGGTGCCGAGAATTGCCGAGGCCAGGGACGCCGCGGAACCCAGCTCTCAGGAGCAGCGAGCCCGACATGTGCGCATGTTGGAGGCGGCTGCCGAGCTCGCCACCGAGAAGGAACTCGCGCGGGTGCAGATGGCCGAGGTCGCCAAGCGAGCCGGTGTCGCGATAGGCACGCTGTACAGGTATTTCCCGTCGAAGACCCATCTGTTCGTCGCGGTGATGGTCGAGCAGGTGGACCAGATCGGTGAGAGCCTGCGACGCCGACCGACGGCTGCCGGCGGCGGCCGGGACGCGATCTACGAGGTGCTCGTCCGGGCCACCCGGGCGCTCCTGCGGCGACCGGCACTGTCCACCGCGATGATCCAGTCGAGCAGCACCGCGAACGCGGCCCTGGTGCCCGACGCGGCCAAGGTCGACCGGGTCTTCCAGGAGATCCTGATGTCCGCGGCCGGGATCGAGGATCCCACCGATGACGACGTCACCGCGATCCGGTTGCTGATGCAGCTCTGGCTCGGTGTCATCCAGTCGTGTCTCAACGGCCGGATCTCGATCCCCGATGCCGAGGCCGACATCCGTACCGCCTGCGATCTGCTGCTGGCACGCATGTCCATCACGAACTGAAATACGTTTCTGTTTTTCGGTCGTTGACCCTAATCGGCGACGCTGGTCACCTTCGTCTCTTCGCAGTCTGTCGCGTGAATCTCTGTCATGCCCTCTGAGAGAGGCATTCTCGGCGAGTGTCCCTTGTTCTGCATCCTTCGATGGTCGCCACACTCAGGCGTTGCCGGTCCGCAAGAAATAGAATACATTCTAGAAATTGCCTGGCGCCGAGGTAGTCGCGCCGCCGCATGAAGGAGCGAGCATGAACAACGTCGTCATCGTGGACGCGGCGCGTACGCCGATCGGCCGTCGTCGCGGAGCGCTGTCCGGTCTGCATCCGGCCGTCCTGCTGGGAGCCGCCCAGACCGCCGTCCTCGACCGCACCGGTCTGGCCCCGTCGGCGGTGGATCAGCTGGTGGGCGGTTGTGTGACGCAGGCCGGCGAGCAGTCCAACAACGTCACCCGGCAGGCCTGGTTGCATGCGGGCCACCCCTATACCACCGCGGCGACCACGATCGACTGCGCGTGCAGTTCGTCGCAGCAGGCGGTCAACATGGTGGCCGGTCTGATCTCGGCGGGGCAGATCGAGGCCGGGATCGCCTGCGGTGTCGAGGTCATGAGCCGGGTGTTCCTGGGCCAGGCGAACACCCCCGAGACCGGCAACCCCTATCCCGACGACTGGTCCATCGACATGGGCGATCAGTTCACCTCCGCCGAGCGGATCGCCCAGCGGCGCGGCATCAAACGAGGCGACGTCGACGCTCTGGGCCTCGCCT
The sequence above is drawn from the Gordonia rubripertincta genome and encodes:
- a CDS encoding TetR family transcriptional regulator — translated: MPRIAEARDAAEPSSQEQRARHVRMLEAAAELATEKELARVQMAEVAKRAGVAIGTLYRYFPSKTHLFVAVMVEQVDQIGESLRRRPTAAGGGRDAIYEVLVRATRALLRRPALSTAMIQSSSTANAALVPDAAKVDRVFQEILMSAAGIEDPTDDDVTAIRLLMQLWLGVIQSCLNGRISIPDAEADIRTACDLLLARMSITN